One stretch of Variovorax sp. TBS-050B DNA includes these proteins:
- a CDS encoding lysophospholipid acyltransferase family protein → MAFLRSVIHGLWMLVTVVPWGIIMCVSSLWKRGIPLYWMAVRWLGWAIGGARVLLGIRTRVSGMEHLPTDKLAGAVLLVKHQSTFETFLMPTLMPHPLAFVFKKELIYVPFFGWAMARLDMIHIDRSQRAQAFNKVVTQGRKLLAQGIWIIMFPEGTRIPRGQKGTYKSGGTRLACETGVPVIPIAVTSAKVWPRKAFIKRPGVVDVSIGPAISSVGRKPDELMREVEAWIEAEMRRLDPEAYRDGLPTQAQQAHGG, encoded by the coding sequence ATGGCGTTTCTCCGTTCCGTGATCCATGGCCTGTGGATGCTCGTCACCGTGGTGCCCTGGGGCATCATCATGTGCGTCAGTTCGCTCTGGAAGCGCGGCATTCCGCTCTACTGGATGGCGGTGCGCTGGCTCGGCTGGGCGATCGGCGGCGCACGCGTGCTGCTGGGCATCCGCACCCGCGTGAGCGGCATGGAGCACCTGCCCACCGACAAGCTCGCGGGCGCGGTGCTGCTGGTGAAGCACCAGTCGACCTTCGAGACCTTCCTGATGCCCACGCTGATGCCGCATCCGCTGGCCTTCGTGTTCAAGAAGGAGCTGATCTACGTGCCCTTCTTCGGCTGGGCGATGGCGCGGCTCGACATGATCCACATCGACCGCAGCCAGCGCGCGCAGGCCTTCAACAAGGTGGTGACGCAGGGCCGCAAGCTGCTCGCGCAGGGCATCTGGATCATCATGTTCCCCGAGGGCACGCGCATCCCGCGCGGCCAGAAGGGCACCTACAAGAGCGGCGGCACGCGGCTCGCGTGCGAGACCGGCGTGCCGGTGATCCCGATCGCCGTCACCTCGGCCAAGGTCTGGCCGCGCAAGGCCTTCATCAAGCGTCCCGGCGTGGTCGACGTGTCGATCGGCCCGGCCATCTCGAGCGTGGGCCGCAAGCCCGACGAACTGATGCGCGAGGTCGAGGCCTGGATCGAGGCCGAGATGCGCCGCCTCGACCCCGAGGCCTACCGCGACGGCCTGCCCACCCAGGCGCAGCAAGCGCACGGCGGCTGA
- a CDS encoding SprT family zinc-dependent metalloprotease: MDLFEGLGSEFAPSKPPERRSRKPGKKAAPPAVVPLPPPADAQQHADTGPAQPAVPLRDTLSLASFVHPQATREAVLGTARVAYEFKRGKRKTIGFLVGAEGLSVRAPRWVTLRDVDAAVQEKADWILRKLLETRQRQARVEATRIEWKDGAEFPFMGEPVVIRLDPKHGFASVGGTLDESSDGAGPRTLRLAVAQNAGPAQIRDAAQAWLMRNARRLFIERLDHFAPRLGVQWRKLSLSNAATRWGSASADGSIRLNWRLIHFRLPVIDYVVAHELAHLRVMDHSHRFWETVESVVPDYGLLRQQLKDEAVPRWN; the protein is encoded by the coding sequence ATGGATCTGTTCGAGGGGCTCGGCAGCGAATTCGCGCCGTCGAAGCCGCCCGAGCGCCGTTCGCGCAAGCCGGGGAAAAAGGCCGCGCCGCCGGCCGTGGTGCCGCTGCCTCCGCCGGCCGATGCGCAGCAGCACGCCGACACCGGCCCCGCGCAGCCCGCGGTGCCGCTGCGCGACACGCTCTCGCTCGCGAGCTTCGTGCACCCCCAGGCCACGCGCGAAGCCGTGCTCGGCACCGCGCGCGTGGCCTACGAATTCAAGCGCGGCAAGCGCAAGACCATCGGCTTCCTGGTCGGCGCCGAAGGACTGTCGGTGCGCGCGCCGCGCTGGGTGACGCTGCGCGACGTCGATGCCGCGGTGCAGGAGAAGGCCGACTGGATCCTGCGCAAGCTGCTCGAGACCCGGCAGCGCCAGGCGCGCGTCGAGGCCACGCGCATCGAATGGAAGGACGGCGCCGAATTTCCGTTCATGGGCGAGCCGGTGGTGATCCGGCTCGATCCGAAGCACGGCTTTGCCAGCGTCGGCGGCACGCTCGACGAGAGCAGCGACGGCGCCGGCCCGCGCACGCTGCGGCTCGCGGTGGCGCAGAACGCCGGGCCGGCGCAGATCCGCGACGCGGCGCAGGCCTGGCTGATGCGCAACGCACGCCGGCTCTTCATCGAGCGGCTCGACCACTTCGCGCCGCGGCTCGGCGTGCAGTGGCGCAAGCTCTCGCTCTCGAATGCGGCCACGCGCTGGGGCAGCGCGAGCGCCGACGGCTCGATCCGGCTCAACTGGCGGCTGATCCACTTCCGTCTGCCGGTGATCGACTACGTGGTGGCGCACGAGCTCGCGCACCTGCGCGTGATGGACCATTCGCACCGCTTCTGGGAAACGGTGGAGAGCGTGGTGCCCGACTACGGCCTGCTGCGGCAGCAGCTCAAGGACGAGGCCGTTCCGCGCTGGAACTGA